The Vibrio bathopelagicus genomic sequence TGACAACGAATACGAAGTTCACTTACGTGCAAAAGACTTTGCAGGCACAGACAAGCAAGTCATCTTAGACGTTAACGCACTGGCAAAAGAACACGAATTCTTCAGTATTGGCGGCTTAACAATCAGCCCAAACGAAAACCTGTTAGCCTATGGCGAAGATACCCTGAGCCGCCGTGTTTACACCATCAAAATTAAAGACCTCGCGACCGGTGAATATCTAAATGATGAAATTGAAGGTGCCTCGAGTTCAATTGCATGGCAAAACGACAACCAAGCCTTCTATTACATCAAGAAAGATCCGAAAACGCTGCTGGGTTACCAAGTTTTCCGCCATGCCTTAGGCACACCTCAGACAAGCGATGAGTTGATTTACGAAGAAACCGACACTGCTTACTACACTGGCTTAAGTAAGAGTAAGGATGGCCAGCAGGTGTACATTTGGCACTCGAGCACAGAAACCAGCGGTGTTTCAGTCATAGATGCCAACGACCCAAACGCGAAAGCAGAACCTTTTTACCCAAAGGAAACGGGCATTGAGTACAGCATCGCTAAATTGGGTGACTGGTACTACATCTACACCAACTACCAAGCCGTCAACTTCCGTTTAATGAAAGTCACAACCGAAGACATTCACGACCGTTCAAAATGGGTCGATGTCATCCCAGCCGATGATAATACTCAACTTGTTGATTTCGAGTTGTTTGATGACCATCTTGTTTACGAGCAACGTGCAAATGGCTTGTCTACAGTGAAAGTACGCCAACTCTCAACAGGCAAAGAGTTCCCACTTGAGTTCAATGACACCGCTTTTGCCGCTTACCTGACAGGTAACAATGAATTAGATAACTCAAAAGTTCGAGTCTACTACAGCAGCTTAACCACGCCAGGTACTTACTATGATTTCGACCTGAATACAGGTGAACCCGAGCTCATGAAGCAAACTCCAGTGTTGGGGGATTTCGAAGCAGATAACTATCAATCAGAGCGAATCATGGTAACGGCTCGCGATGGTAAGCAAGTACCTGTCTCTTTGGTTTATCGTAAAGACTTATTCAAGAAAGACGGCACTAACCCAATCTACCAATACGGCTATGGCTCTTATGGCTCGACCATTGAACCGACCTTCCGCTCAGCTCGTCTAAGCTTACTTGATCGAGGCTTCGTTTATGCGATCGCACATATTCGAGGTTCAGAAATGCTTGGTCGCCCTTGGTATGAGGACGGCAAAAAGCTAACCAAACAAAACACATTTAATGACTTTATCGATGTAACCAAAGGCCTAGTTGAAGAAGGTTATGGCGCTAAAGATAAAGTATTTGCGGTGGGTGGCTCTGCTGGCGGTCTCTTAATGGGCGCAATCATCAACCAAGCACCAGAACTGTACCGTGGTATTGGTGCACACGTTCCGTTTGTAGACGTTGTAACAACCATGCTTGATGAATCGATCCCTCTAACCACAAACGAATATGACGAATGGGGCAACCCGAACGATAAAACCTACTACGATTACATGCTGAGTTACTCGCCATACGACAACATTAAGGTACAGAACTATCCGAATATGTTGGTAACAACAGGCCTGCATGATTCACAGGTACAGTACTTTGAGCCAATGAAGTGGGTGGCGAAACTGCGTGAAATGAAGACAGACAACAATGTGCTGCTGTTCAAAACCGATATGGAAGCCGGTCATGGTGGTGCTTCTGGTCGATTTAAACGATTGAAAGAAGACGCACTTGAATACGCCTTCTTTTTAGACTTGGTAAAGACTCAATAGATTCTGAGTAAATATAAGTATTCACACAATTTAATGCCGCCATTTAGTCTCGACAAAATGGCGACAGAAATTATTAAGCATGGTTAAATACGATTAACCATGAAATCCACCAAATCAAAAGCCTTTACAAACAAGCAGTGACAAAGGTTTACGAGAGGTATAAAAATAAATGAAAGTAATTAGCTTTAATATCAACGGCCTTAGAGCCCGCCTTCATCAACTACAAGCGATTATCGACAAACACCAACCCGACGTGATTGGTCTTCAAGAGATAAAAGTGCACGATGAAGCCTTCCCGCTCGCTGATGTTGAAGCGATGGGTTACAAGGTTTACTTCCATGGCCAAAAAGCGCACTACGGTGTAGCTATGTTGTGTAAGCAAGAACCGGTCTCTGTGCAGAAGGGTT encodes the following:
- a CDS encoding S9 family peptidase, which codes for MRFALTTLAVSVALVAGCSNQGIPTMNHYSQSQLVAQQTKAPVAKKVPHAMTIHGDTRIDDYYWMRDDERQDPEILQHLEQENQYAETVLKHTDALQEQLFEEIKGRIAKDDNSVPVRKGSYFYSNEVTGDNEYEVHLRAKDFAGTDKQVILDVNALAKEHEFFSIGGLTISPNENLLAYGEDTLSRRVYTIKIKDLATGEYLNDEIEGASSSIAWQNDNQAFYYIKKDPKTLLGYQVFRHALGTPQTSDELIYEETDTAYYTGLSKSKDGQQVYIWHSSTETSGVSVIDANDPNAKAEPFYPKETGIEYSIAKLGDWYYIYTNYQAVNFRLMKVTTEDIHDRSKWVDVIPADDNTQLVDFELFDDHLVYEQRANGLSTVKVRQLSTGKEFPLEFNDTAFAAYLTGNNELDNSKVRVYYSSLTTPGTYYDFDLNTGEPELMKQTPVLGDFEADNYQSERIMVTARDGKQVPVSLVYRKDLFKKDGTNPIYQYGYGSYGSTIEPTFRSARLSLLDRGFVYAIAHIRGSEMLGRPWYEDGKKLTKQNTFNDFIDVTKGLVEEGYGAKDKVFAVGGSAGGLLMGAIINQAPELYRGIGAHVPFVDVVTTMLDESIPLTTNEYDEWGNPNDKTYYDYMLSYSPYDNIKVQNYPNMLVTTGLHDSQVQYFEPMKWVAKLREMKTDNNVLLFKTDMEAGHGGASGRFKRLKEDALEYAFFLDLVKTQ